A region of the Lycium barbarum isolate Lr01 chromosome 1, ASM1917538v2, whole genome shotgun sequence genome:
aactaaaaagtaaccctctAATTacatgtgtaattacaccctctcagcccccccttgagaattggagagtgtaattacaccctatcAATTACAGTCAATTTCCACTTAgctgtgtaattacttggtcaaacaaataGGTTAAACTGTGTAACTACACCCagttacacccaattccaattacctgggtggctttccaaacaggccctaactGGTACTTTAATTAGTTAATTTCTACTAAACTAGTAAAGGTGCAAGATCATTTAAACTCTTTCACCTTATCTTTTTGTTTTGGTAATGGAAATTCTCGGCAACATGTTGAGGAAGGCAGAATCTCTAAGTTGGATTAGGGGGCTCAAAATCGGCAGAAATGACCAGGAGGGTATGATACTTAATCATATATTGTATGCTGATGAttctctctgtttttttttttttttgatgacatgggaacccgcagccgctacccttcgggtgcgcacaggatGATTCTCTCTTGTTTTGTGAAGCTAATAGAGATCAAATTCTACATTTGAGGGGTTCTGCTTTGTTTTGAGGCAGTTGCTGGGCTAAGAGTTAACCTGGCTAAAAGTAGCATCTTTAGCATAAATGTTGATGAGAATATAGAAGAGCTGGCAGACATTCTGGGCTGTAAAGTAGAGAAGTTTCCTACTGTCTATTTGGGGCTGTCTTTAGGGGCAAAAAGAAAGGACAATAGCATTTGGCAAGGGGTCATTGATAGATGCAAGAATAAGCTCACTCCATGGAAAAAACAATACCTATCTTTTTGGGGTAGGTTGATTCTTGTTAACAGTGTCTTGGATGGGATACCTACATACACTATGTCTTTATTCAGTTGAAAGGAAATTAGACTCTATAAGGAGAAACTTCCTGTGGAATGGAAACTCAAACGAAAAAAAAGACTCATCTGATCAAGTGGCAAATGGTTATTAAAGAGAAGGAGGATGGTGGACTTGGGGTAAGGAATCTGAAAATGCATAACAAGAGTTCACTTTTTAAATGGCTCTGGAGATATAGTAAGGaaagtgatgagatttggcagcaAGTTTTGGAAGCCATATATGGTGCAAAGGTAGGGTGGAAACAAAATCCTTCACAATTGAAAAGCTGTGGGGGAATCTGGAAGATGATTAGTAGCTGGTGGGATGAATTTCTACAGTTCACTAGATTGGAAGTGGGAAAAGGTAGGAGGATTAAAATTTGGATGGACACATGATGTGGAAATGAGAGTTTCAAGAGCAGGTTTCCAGACTTGTTCAACTGTGCTTTGAACAAAGAGGGTTATATTGTAGAGTTTAATTCAGCAACAGAGCAGACAGACTAGTTTGGGTCAACAGCAAGGATAAGGTATTCTCAGTCAATAACTGCTACAAAATGTTGTTGCAACAGTTTAGTCAAGGAATTCCTAACTGGCCATGGCAGATGATTTGGAAAACCAAAGCACCTACGAAAGCAGCCTTTTTTAGTTGGTTAGCAGCTAGGGATGCTTGCCAAACACAGTGCAAGTTACAAAGGAGAGGTTTTTCCTTGTGTAGTAGATGCTATTTCTGCAATTCAGAGGAGGAAACAGTTGAACATCTTTTCTTGCATTTCAGATTTTCACGGCAATGTTGGGAACTTTTCTTTAGCATAATGGGCATATCTTTGGTGTTACCAGAGAAAATTAGTAGCCTTTTGGAAGTGTGGCAATCTCAGGAGGTTAAAAAGAGCTTAAAACCAATATGGAAAACTATTCCCAATTGCATAATGTGGACCTTATGGCTGGAAAGAAACAAGGCATGATCTGATGGGAAGAAGTTACAGATTTGTAGAGTACAAAACAAATGCATTAAAAATCTGTACTTTTGGTGTAATAGCAGTACTATAGATAGGATGGAGAAGTATTTGGACTTTTTACACTTGCTAGGAGATAATATGTAATATGGATTAAAGAGTTTGCTGCTAGGTCCTGTACTTTTTTTCTGTACCAACTTGGTACTTTCTTAATAAAATCtttacttatcaaaaaaaaaaaaaatagaagaagaagaagaagaagaagaagaagaacagagTTAAAATTCGATTTTCACTTCTGATCCTGTCAGTCTTAATTGAGTTATGCTTGAAACAGGATACTCGAAGTCATGCTTGAAAGATATAAAGCCCCTACAGATGATACTAGTTGAGAACTAAAACTGATTCTTACACATACAAGCAACTAGAAACAAAGCACTCCTAATGTGCACCTTCATCTATATTTTTCTCCTTATCCTTCTTTATTTCCGGCTACTTTATCTGCTAATGTCTACTTTTGGATCCAAGGTATCCATCAACATGCACTGTAAAAGGGCATTCTGTATAATTCACTCTCATGGATAACAGATAAAACTTTCCAGCAGTACACTATATTTCGGCTAAAGAGCAGACCAACCctcataccaaacatacacagaATATTCCAGCAAAAAAGGACTCATCATGGATGACTTTTGATAAAAACTGTGTAGCTTCACACTACTGGAATATTCGATCTCATCCTAATATACCCTCCCGTTGAATAAAAGCTCACCAAAACCAACAGCACAATTACAAAGAAAATAGATTTCCAAACAATGAAACACATAAAAATCACAATGAATTCTAAATCATTCACATAAGTCATACATGATACATTGATACTCATTCATTAAGACTAGAAACGTAATATTAACAGCAAAAGCCGAAGAAAATTGAGAAAATGAAAGCCGATCAAGAATTACCAAATTGACAGTAGCGACCAGCGCAAATGCAGAAATCAACAATTCAGCTGAATCCTTAATTCTTCTAATTCATCAATGCCGAGCTTATTATCAACCATCACTTAAAAATCTGAATTAATTAGTCTAACTGCTATTAACATGCTCCATCATCAAAAGAGATTTACTAAAACAAATGGgagctgatatatatatatatatatatatatatatatatatatatatatatatatatatatatatatatatccatattcaAATGTTCCTTTCAGCCTTTAAcaattgtcttctcttgattAGCAAGAACACCAGCACACACACCTGCAATATCCCAGCAGCACCCACAAACATAAATCCTAGTTTCTTCCCCCATTTTGGCTTCTTTTTCAATGTATGGTGCTTTTTATCGTTATTTTTATTGTGGTTCGAGTCTTTACTATCCGAGGTTGTCGATTTTGGAGCAGAAAGCAAAGGTTTTGGAGGTGGTGGATGATGGTGATTCTGCTGACGTGGCGGAGGAGGTTGTggtgatgatggtggtggtgataaAGGACTCACATTTTGTTGAGATTGTACGGAAATAGCAAGGAAACAAAAGCAAATACTCAAAGTTAAGATCAACAATGATGGATCCATACATCTGCAAATCAATCACTAAACCTCAATTTAAAGCTAATTAAGGATCAAATCAACTATATGAATTCTCATAGCTTCATTTGAAACCCTTCTTTTTAATCCaaatcaagaattcaagaaaatttaaaaataagaccCCCAAAAGCCTTCTAACATCTGGGTCGGTCTCCAATTAAGCAAAAATTTCTCCGAGCTTTAAACAAGTGGGCATAACATAACGAATTAGGGTTCGGAAAATTGCAATGAGTCTGATCTTGAAAAATCAACTAAATGGCGCCCACCAAAATGTTGATTTCTTCAAGAAATTAAGGGAACTGTTTTGATGATGATGCCCAGAAGAACTAGGGCATCACGAAATTGGAGTCCGGGGTGATTAATTATCCAGGGAAACGGGTCGGGTATGGGAATATAAATCGGGTCATAAATTGTGTTTTATCTCTTATGGTTAATCTTGACCCCTGTTATTGAGAAATGGGGGATGAAGAAGATAGGAGAAAGAAGAGGATGGCATAGAGAGAGAAATTGAACGTGTGAAGGGGTTCAATGGTGGGTCTAATTTGGGAAATTAATTCCACAGGAACCACAAAAGAAAATGCAAACATCTTTTCATTGGCCACACTGTCACTCTCGCCTGTAATGTACTACCAATACCATGCaagagcttttggatctgattttTTGATACGCGTTAAAATTTTATGCATcattaatgaaaaaaaaaaaaaaaagttacactCCCTCtactccaaaaaaaaattatcttacttttcttattgatttgtttaaaaaagattgacacatttttatatttagaaataatttaactttatgtgATTATTCACAGTCACATAAATatttaaggcttgttttggactacacatttcaaaaatcttcctttatttcttaaatccCGTGTCGAATCAAACTAAAACAATTTTTGTAAGATTGAGAGAGTACTACTTTGGAAGATCACTTAAAAGGTAATTATAGATAGCTTCACCAAATCAGTAATGGAGCCAGAGATTTGATTAAAGGTGTTCAAACTTAtaaagtaaataatttttttcaatGAGTGCGTGCACCAAATTTTTTAAATCAAACTACATCATTTTTATCTTTGCCTTTTTTCTTCGTAGTTTGTCCTCAAAGCATTATGCAAGCACAAAATTTTATTTGAGTAAAGAAAATCGCACAAAGGAGtctattaaaaagaaaaaatcacCCGGCGCTAATAAAACCATTTTTGGGCGTGTCCGATGGTCAAGACAATGAGTTTTTAACTTTTACACAAACTTCTTGAGTAATTAGAAAGCAAGTCAAACGTACTTTGTTTTGAATAAAACTAGTAAAATACATTAATAAATTTTAAAAGGACACTTTTATAAATTTAGTCAAGCACTTTGAAGTATATACATATAAGAATTAATAAGATATTAATTAAGTCACAAATATAAACATCTTTATTAGATTTAAACTTAATATTGAACTGCATTTTATATTATCAATttacttataaaaagaaaaaaaaaatcacttataAATATATGTCCGGTAGGTTTAATACATAACTACATTAGTCTAATTATATAAAAAGTTAATTTATTTATGTATGTATTTAGTTTTCTTACTTTTTTCCTGGCTTCGATTTCTGTAACTTCAATTATTAAAATTGGTATAATTTGAAATTTTAGAAAAATATATGAGTAGAACCTTTCTAATTTATTGCTGACATTAGGAAGATTATAGAAAGTGAAAAATGGGAATTGCCAACGTAAATTGCACTGTTTCAGCGCGGACCGAACCGGCGGGCCCTAGCTTCACTTTGAATGACCTTCACTACTGAGCTGCATCTTACAATTGTTCCGAGAGTGTTCATTACGCAGTATATAACTTActattaggggtgtacatggatcgggttggtttggattttttaaac
Encoded here:
- the LOC132616653 gene encoding uncharacterized protein LOC132616653, which gives rise to MDPSLLILTLSICFCFLAISVQSQQNVSPLSPPPSSPQPPPPRQQNHHHPPPPKPLLSAPKSTTSDSKDSNHNKNNDKKHHTLKKKPKWGKKLGFMFVGAAGILQVCVLVFLLIKRRQLLKAERNI